A genomic segment from Pectinophora gossypiella chromosome 3, ilPecGoss1.1, whole genome shotgun sequence encodes:
- the LOC126381981 gene encoding mite allergen Der f 7-like has protein sequence MMYKKYTAVVLAVLVLAAEANTVNKVSPVALEAAPKIDGWGESANVNEYVDNTLHMLIPFMQNNGLDPMALPDVVEGFEVRPLLITYSAWLKITNGRMTGLVNMQRSGDQMVHYFAKMVRSRIELQFTDLRFDYNYLVQVMNLGPTGGIVATLSRFVIVVDVLIDFNNDEIHLQEFSMNDIGRLRVRFTGNILTDWLVNPVLNVFIRIFDTIIIKVVEVNIRNAVVAVIGILNHNIAEIISTLESIN, from the exons ATGATGTACAAGAAATATACTGCCGTGGTCCTTGCGGTGTTGGTGCTCGCTGCGGAGGCGAACACCGTCAACAAAGTCTCTCCTGTGGCGCTTGAGGCTGCACC GAAGATCGATGGCTGGGGCGAATCAGCAAACGTCAATGAGTACGTTGACAACACGCTGCATATGCTCATCCCCTTCATGCAAAACAATGGTCTTGATCCTATGGCGCTGCCCGATGTTGTCGAAGGTTTTGAAGtc AGGCCGCTGTTAATCACATACAGCGCGTGGCTGAAGATCACCAACGGCAGAATGACTGGTCTAGTGAACATGCAGCGCTCTGGAGACCAGATGGTACACTATTTTGCCAAGATGGTCCGCTCGAGAATTGAACTGCAGTTCACCGATTTAAGG TTCGACTACAACTACCTCGTCCAAGTGATGAACTTGGGGCCCACTGGTGGTATCGTGGCCACGCTGAGCCGCTTCGTAATCGTTGTAGACGTACTCATCGACTTCAACAACGATGAGATTCATCTTCAGGAGTTCTCCATGAATGACATCGG TCGCTTGCGCGTCCGTTTCACCGGAAACATCCTGACCGACTGGCTGGTGAACCCTGTGCTCAACGTGTTTATCCGCATTTTcgacaccatcatcatcaaggTCGTTGAGGTCAACATCCGCAACGCCGTCGTCGCCGTCATTGGCATCCTCAATCATAACATCGCTGAGATCATCAGTACCCTGGAGTCCATAAACTAA
- the LOC126381980 gene encoding bystin: MGKAKKLKPSQVGKNVALADQIESVNAVKPKNRNKERNRHDDDEEFVNADLSKKILKAARRQQAELDDRAGPSPAKHVVLSTAKDSDDDESGSEHDDLEPDTYYDNIEINEEDEEALRMFMSAKPEKTRTLADIIMDKITEKHTELHTQFSDVETLKLQNIDPRIKTMYEGVRDVLQKYRSGKLPKAFKMIPHLQNWEQILYITEPATWSAAAMYQATRIFASNLKEKMAQRFYNLVLMPRIRDDLAEYKRLNFHLYQALRKSLFKPGAFMKGILLPLCEAGDCTLREAIIVGSVLARNSVPVLHSSAALLKIAEMDYTGANSIFLRILFDKKYALPYRVVDAIVFHFLRFQNESRTLPVLWHQSLLTFVQRYKADISTEQRDALLELLRKQSHPTITSEIRRELHAAKCRDDEVNEGVSTSMIVE; encoded by the exons ATGGGCAAGGCTAAAAAGTTGAAACCGTCACAAGTGGGCAAGAATGTAGCTCTAGCAGATCAGATAGAGTCAGTGAATGCTGTGAAACCCAAGAACAGGAATAAAGAAAGGAACAGACACGATGACGATGAAGAG tttgtcaATGCAGATTTATCCAAAAAGATCTTGAAGGCTGCTAGAAGGCAACAGGCTGAGCTCGATGATAGAGCTGGACCTTCACCTGCTAAACATGTGGTTTTATCCACTGCCAAAG ATTCCGACGATGATGAGTCTGGATCAGAACATGATGATTTGGAGCCTGATACCTACTATGACAacattgaaattaatgaagaagaTGAGGAAGCTCTTAGAATGTTTATGTCTGCTAAACCTGAGAAGACTCGGACACTTGCAGACATTATTATGGACAAAATAACAGAGAAACACACAGAACTGCATACACAGTTCTCAGATGTAGAAACCTTAAAATTACAGAATATTGATCCCAG GATTAAAACCATGTATGAAGGAGTAAGAGACGTATTACAAAAGTATCGGTCTGGCAAACTGCCTAAAGCCTTCAAAATGATCCCACATCTGCAGAACTGGGAACAAATTCTATACATAACTGAACCTGCCACTTGGTCAGCAGCTGCGATGTACCAG GCTACAAGAATTTTTGCATCAAATCTTAAGGAAAAAATGGCTCAACGATTTTATAACTTGGTCTTAATGCCACGTATCAGAGATGATCTTGCAGAGTATAAACGTTTGAACTTTCATTTATACCAAGCTCTTAGAAAATCTCTGTTTAAGCCTGGGGCATTTATGAAGGGTATTCTACTGCCACTGTGTGAA GCTGGGGACTGCACTCTAAGAGAGGCAATCATAGTGGGTTCAGTGTTAGCTCGCAATTCCGTGCCAGTGCTGCACTCTAGTGCTGCTCTATTGAAAATAGCTGAAATGGATTACACTGGTGCCAACTCAATATTCCTACGAATActgtttgataaaaaatatgctCTTCCCTACAGAGTTGTTGATGCTATTGTATTTCACTTTCTGAG GTTCCAGAATGAGTCTCGTACATTGCCTGTGCTCTGGCATCAGTCACTGCTCACCTTTGTGCAGCGCTACAAAGCTGACATTTCCACAGAACAGAGGGACGCTCTACTAGAATTGTTGAGGAAACAGTCACATCCAACTATTACATCTGAG aTTCGAAGAGAGCTTCATGCCGCCAAATGCAGAGATGATGAAGTCAATGAAGGAGTATCCACTAGTATGATTGTGGAATAA